The following are from one region of the Achromobacter xylosoxidans genome:
- the gltX gene encoding glutamate--tRNA ligase, producing MTSNASTPIRTRFAPSPTGFLHLGGARTALFSWAFARHHKGTFVLRIEDTDVERSTPEAVQAILDSMDWLGMQPDEGPFYQMQRMDRYREVVAQMLAAGTAYHCYSSPEEVEAMREAARARGDKPRYDGTWRPEPGKTLPAIPEGRKPVVRFKNPQEGATSWNDMVKGTISFDNTELDDLIIARPDGTPTYNFCVVVDDWDMGITHVLRGDDHVNNTPRQINILRALGATLPEYGHVPMILGPDGEKLSKRHGAVNVMEYDNEGYLPEAMVNYLARLGWSHGDDELFSRDQLVSWFDTKHLSKSASQWDPKKLNWVNAHYIKQMDNAELAERVAPRVANRGGHPEKIDLPGVMGLLKDRAETLEQLADGAMLFCAEFKGAPAELAEQHLTAPAREALADFAQRAQDADWTREALSALIKAVLADRGMKMPQLAIPLRVAVTGQTQTPAVDAVLALLGKQTVLKRLAAI from the coding sequence ATGACTTCCAACGCCTCTACCCCCATTCGTACCCGTTTCGCGCCTTCGCCCACGGGCTTCCTGCATCTGGGCGGCGCCCGCACCGCGCTGTTCTCCTGGGCCTTCGCGCGCCATCACAAGGGCACCTTCGTGCTGCGCATCGAAGACACGGACGTCGAACGCTCCACGCCGGAAGCGGTGCAGGCCATCCTGGACAGCATGGACTGGCTGGGCATGCAGCCCGATGAAGGCCCCTTCTATCAGATGCAGCGCATGGACCGCTACCGCGAAGTGGTCGCGCAGATGCTGGCCGCCGGCACCGCCTACCACTGCTACAGTTCGCCCGAGGAAGTGGAAGCCATGCGCGAAGCCGCCCGCGCCCGCGGCGACAAGCCGCGCTACGACGGCACCTGGCGCCCCGAGCCCGGCAAGACCCTGCCGGCCATCCCGGAAGGCCGCAAGCCCGTGGTGCGCTTCAAGAACCCGCAGGAAGGCGCGACCTCCTGGAACGACATGGTCAAGGGCACCATCAGCTTCGACAACACCGAACTCGACGACCTGATCATCGCGCGCCCGGACGGCACGCCCACCTACAACTTCTGCGTCGTGGTCGACGACTGGGACATGGGCATCACCCATGTGCTGCGCGGCGATGACCACGTCAACAACACCCCGCGCCAGATCAACATCCTGCGTGCGCTGGGCGCCACGCTGCCCGAGTACGGCCATGTACCCATGATCCTGGGTCCGGACGGCGAAAAGCTGTCCAAGCGCCACGGCGCCGTCAACGTCATGGAGTACGACAACGAAGGCTATCTGCCGGAAGCCATGGTCAACTACCTGGCGCGCCTGGGCTGGAGCCACGGCGACGACGAGCTCTTCTCGCGCGACCAGCTGGTGTCGTGGTTCGACACCAAGCACCTGTCGAAGTCGGCCTCGCAGTGGGATCCGAAGAAGCTGAACTGGGTCAACGCCCACTACATCAAGCAGATGGACAACGCCGAACTGGCCGAGCGCGTGGCGCCGCGCGTGGCGAACCGCGGCGGCCATCCGGAAAAGATCGATCTGCCGGGCGTCATGGGCCTCTTGAAGGACCGCGCTGAAACGCTGGAGCAGCTGGCCGACGGCGCCATGCTGTTCTGCGCCGAATTCAAGGGCGCGCCCGCCGAGTTGGCCGAGCAGCACCTGACCGCGCCCGCGCGCGAAGCGCTGGCCGACTTCGCGCAGCGCGCCCAGGACGCCGACTGGACCCGCGAAGCCCTGTCCGCCCTGATCAAGGCCGTGCTGGCCGACCGCGGCATGAAGATGCCGCAGCTCGCCATCCCCCTGCGCGTCGCCGTCACCGGCCAGACCCAGACCCCGGCCGTGGACGCCGTGCTGGCCCTGCTGGGCAAGCAGACCGTGCTCAAGCGCCTGGCCGCAATCTAA
- a CDS encoding MFS transporter, with protein sequence MPALSSEARAIALLALAAFVSASAFRICDPMLPQLAAEFGTTTGQAARAVTAFAVAYGVLQMFFGPLGDRYGKYRVVSIATFACALGSAGAVAAGSLDVLVFCRVLSGAAGAGIVPLSMAWIGDNVPYERRQATLARFLTGTILGMSAGQLAGGLFADTVGWRWAFAALVCGYLIVGVLLLLEVRRQQASGLGQVDPGAVRQGFVAQARLVLGTPWARIVLATVFVEGLLVFGALAFAPSYLHERFDISLTAAGALVAVYAVGGLLYTVVAGRILKRLGERGLAIAGGLVLGVAFLSYLLGPVWMWSLLASVLAGFGYYLLHATLQTNATQMVPSARGTAVAWFASCLFMGQAVGVAVAGAVVDEIGPGALFGGSAALLPLLGAFFARALKVRAAIQQA encoded by the coding sequence ATGCCTGCCCTGTCCTCCGAAGCGCGCGCCATCGCGCTGCTTGCCCTGGCCGCTTTCGTCAGCGCCAGCGCCTTCCGCATCTGTGATCCCATGTTGCCGCAGCTCGCGGCGGAATTTGGCACCACCACGGGCCAGGCCGCGCGCGCCGTGACCGCGTTCGCCGTGGCCTACGGCGTGTTGCAGATGTTCTTCGGTCCCCTGGGCGACCGCTACGGCAAGTACCGCGTCGTCAGCATCGCGACCTTTGCCTGCGCGCTGGGCAGCGCGGGCGCGGTGGCCGCAGGGTCGCTGGACGTGCTGGTGTTCTGCCGCGTCCTGTCGGGCGCGGCGGGGGCGGGCATCGTGCCGTTGTCGATGGCCTGGATCGGCGACAACGTACCTTATGAACGCCGTCAGGCCACCTTGGCGCGCTTCCTGACCGGGACCATTCTCGGCATGTCGGCGGGCCAGCTGGCCGGCGGCCTGTTTGCCGACACGGTGGGCTGGCGCTGGGCATTTGCCGCGCTGGTCTGCGGCTACCTGATAGTGGGCGTGCTGCTGTTGCTGGAAGTGCGCCGCCAGCAGGCCTCGGGCCTGGGCCAGGTGGACCCGGGCGCGGTGCGCCAGGGCTTCGTGGCGCAGGCGCGGCTGGTGCTGGGCACACCCTGGGCGCGCATCGTGCTGGCGACGGTATTCGTCGAAGGCCTGCTGGTTTTCGGCGCACTGGCCTTCGCGCCTTCCTACCTGCATGAACGCTTCGATATCTCGCTGACCGCCGCGGGCGCGCTGGTGGCCGTGTACGCCGTGGGCGGCTTGCTGTATACGGTGGTGGCCGGCCGCATCCTGAAACGCCTGGGCGAACGCGGCCTGGCGATCGCCGGCGGACTGGTACTGGGCGTGGCGTTCCTGTCGTATTTGCTAGGTCCCGTTTGGATGTGGAGCTTGCTGGCCAGCGTGCTGGCCGGTTTCGGCTACTACCTGCTGCATGCCACCTTGCAGACGAATGCGACGCAGATGGTGCCGTCGGCGCGCGGCACGGCGGTGGCGTGGTTCGCATCCTGCCTGTTCATGGGCCAGGCGGTGGGCGTGGCCGTGGCGGGCGCGGTGGTCGACGAGATCGGGCCGGGCGCGCTGTTCGGCGGCTCGGCGGCGTTGTTGCCCTTGCTGGGGGCGTTCTTCGCGCGCGCATTGAAGGTGCGCGCGGCCATCCAGCAAGCCTGA
- a CDS encoding LysR family transcriptional regulator — protein MRPLPEISITHYRHFLLVAELRSFRAAAARAFRSQPALSLSIREMEQRLGQPLFEPGNRGTLTRFGQDCLPLARELVQHHDRVAGALSGLASNEAGTLTMASVATVATHWLPELVATYRERYPAVALRLFDDNSEGVERMVLAGEAELGVCSPVSQDRRLSFEPLLRDAFGLVCHRGHPLARRKSVSWREIEDLPLVGTIAHRQLAGYPQAAFMLDRQVFVSNMMSLLAMLERGVGVTVLARLGVPPDSRGLAFVPLSAPRIERELGITRLAGRSLSPAAARMEEMLRAKAAKRGRTVA, from the coding sequence ATGCGCCCGTTGCCTGAAATTTCCATCACGCACTACCGCCACTTCCTGCTGGTGGCCGAGCTGCGCAGCTTCCGCGCGGCCGCGGCGCGAGCCTTCCGCTCGCAGCCGGCGTTGTCGCTGTCCATCCGCGAGATGGAGCAGCGCCTGGGGCAGCCGCTGTTCGAACCAGGCAACCGCGGCACGCTCACGCGTTTCGGCCAGGACTGCCTGCCGCTGGCGCGCGAACTGGTGCAGCACCACGACCGCGTGGCGGGCGCGTTGTCGGGGCTGGCCAGCAACGAGGCCGGCACCTTGACCATGGCGTCGGTTGCCACGGTGGCCACGCACTGGCTGCCGGAACTGGTGGCGACATACCGCGAGCGCTATCCGGCGGTGGCGTTGCGCCTGTTCGACGACAACTCGGAAGGCGTGGAGCGCATGGTGCTGGCAGGGGAGGCGGAGCTGGGCGTGTGCAGCCCGGTGTCACAGGACCGGCGGCTGTCCTTCGAGCCCTTGCTGCGCGACGCCTTCGGCCTGGTTTGCCATCGCGGCCATCCGCTGGCCAGGCGCAAATCGGTGAGCTGGCGCGAGATCGAGGACCTGCCTCTGGTCGGCACCATCGCCCATCGCCAGCTCGCGGGCTATCCGCAGGCGGCCTTCATGCTGGACCGGCAGGTCTTCGTGTCCAACATGATGTCGCTTCTGGCCATGCTGGAACGCGGCGTCGGCGTCACGGTGCTGGCGCGGCTGGGCGTGCCGCCGGATTCGCGCGGCCTGGCCTTTGTGCCGCTGTCCGCCCCGCGCATCGAGCGTGAACTGGGCATCACCCGGCTGGCCGGCCGCAGCCTGTCTCCAGCCGCGGCGCGCATGGAGGAAATGCTGCGCGCGAAGGCCGCGAAACGCGGCCGCACTGTCGCTTGA
- a CDS encoding alpha/beta hydrolase — MNADSLLPPLSTRADPLDFSRIDQLPARLAGQGRLIVGADPQDDRPGLLFVPGAYHGAWCYAHYLDFFARAGLACAALDLRGHGDLPQDAAFTSVGIADLGQDVVSALDALARPTVVIGHSMGALPALLAASQRTVAGVVLLAPSPPGDLPGAQALPPVPEGLPRRAPNDAEIRARFLATSPDRDVASVSQRLCPESPQVLNDRYLLRVPVDAAAIRAPGLCLEAGLDTHDRHPPGQDLAIARRFGFSHAVLAGQPHCMMYANQWQVSAAAILVWHRGQFD, encoded by the coding sequence ATGAATGCCGACTCGCTGCTCCCGCCTCTTTCCACCCGCGCCGATCCGCTGGATTTCAGCCGCATCGACCAATTGCCCGCGCGCCTCGCCGGCCAGGGCCGCCTGATAGTCGGCGCCGATCCCCAGGACGACAGGCCCGGCCTGCTGTTCGTGCCCGGCGCTTATCACGGCGCCTGGTGCTACGCGCACTATCTGGATTTCTTCGCCCGCGCCGGCCTGGCCTGCGCGGCGCTGGACCTGCGCGGCCACGGCGACCTGCCCCAGGACGCGGCGTTTACGTCGGTTGGCATCGCCGATCTGGGCCAGGATGTCGTCAGCGCGCTGGACGCGCTGGCGCGCCCCACGGTCGTCATTGGCCACAGCATGGGCGCGCTGCCCGCGCTGCTGGCCGCCAGCCAGCGGACGGTGGCGGGCGTGGTCCTGCTGGCGCCGTCGCCGCCCGGCGACCTGCCCGGCGCGCAAGCGCTGCCGCCCGTCCCTGAAGGCCTGCCGCGGCGCGCGCCGAACGACGCCGAAATCCGCGCACGCTTTCTGGCGACCTCGCCAGACCGCGACGTCGCCTCGGTATCGCAGCGCCTGTGCCCCGAAAGTCCGCAAGTGCTCAACGACCGTTATCTGCTGCGCGTGCCCGTCGACGCCGCCGCCATCCGCGCTCCGGGCCTGTGCCTGGAAGCCGGCCTGGACACGCATGACCGCCACCCGCCCGGCCAGGACCTGGCGATCGCGCGCCGCTTCGGTTTTTCCCACGCCGTGCTTGCCGGCCAGCCGCATTGCATGATGTACGCGAACCAGTGGCAAGTCAGCGCCGCCGCCATCCTGGTGTGGCACCGCGGCCAGTTCGACTGA
- a CDS encoding Bug family tripartite tricarboxylate transporter substrate binding protein, giving the protein MFIPRYIRPALIGAGLLLAAASHAAGWPEKPVTLIVPSAAGGAADLTARTLAQYLGEKTGQTVVVEDRPGAGGIVGTNAAKNAAADGYTFLLSTNSTHSANQFLYKSLPYDAQKDFRQVGMLGTFGTVGVVSPDSPYRTVPDLVAYAKQHPGQVFFGYYSSSSQVPSELLKQRAGIEITGAAYKNITQIITDLRGKQINFAFVDYLTAMGQIDGKGLIPIAVTGAQPQPAWPTVPTMATYYPDFIVAGWLGLSAPAGTPQDIVEKMNAHMQAAVKDEATAGKLRALGLTPESMDVARFDAFVKEDTARWKEWIRISGIQPQ; this is encoded by the coding sequence ATGTTCATACCCCGTTATATCCGTCCGGCCCTGATCGGCGCCGGCCTGCTGCTGGCCGCGGCCTCGCACGCCGCCGGCTGGCCCGAGAAACCCGTGACCCTGATCGTGCCGTCCGCCGCGGGCGGCGCGGCCGACCTCACCGCGCGCACCCTGGCGCAGTACCTGGGCGAAAAGACCGGCCAGACCGTGGTGGTCGAGGACCGGCCCGGCGCGGGCGGCATCGTCGGCACCAACGCGGCCAAGAACGCGGCGGCGGACGGCTACACCTTCCTGCTGTCCACCAACTCCACCCACTCGGCCAATCAGTTCCTCTACAAGAGCCTGCCCTACGACGCGCAAAAGGACTTCCGCCAGGTCGGCATGCTGGGCACCTTCGGCACGGTCGGCGTGGTGTCGCCTGACAGCCCGTACCGCACGGTGCCGGACCTGGTCGCGTACGCCAAGCAACATCCCGGACAGGTCTTCTTCGGCTACTACAGCTCGTCCTCGCAAGTGCCGTCCGAACTGCTGAAGCAGCGCGCCGGCATCGAGATCACCGGCGCGGCCTACAAGAACATCACACAGATCATCACCGACCTGCGCGGCAAGCAGATCAACTTCGCCTTCGTCGACTACCTGACCGCCATGGGCCAGATCGACGGCAAGGGGCTGATTCCCATCGCCGTCACCGGCGCCCAGCCGCAGCCGGCCTGGCCCACCGTGCCGACCATGGCCACCTACTATCCGGACTTCATCGTCGCCGGCTGGCTGGGGCTGTCGGCCCCGGCAGGCACGCCGCAGGACATCGTGGAAAAGATGAACGCCCATATGCAGGCGGCGGTGAAGGACGAAGCCACCGCCGGCAAGCTGCGCGCCCTGGGCCTGACGCCGGAATCCATGGACGTGGCGCGCTTTGACGCCTTCGTGAAGGAAGACACCGCACGCTGGAAGGAATGGATCCGGATCTCGGGCATCCAACCCCAATAA
- a CDS encoding Lrp/AsnC family transcriptional regulator, producing the protein MDKTDIGILKALQEDGRASAQQLSEKVGLSAAPVWRRVKAMEASGVIQGYSAQVDRSKVGLGCMFAQISLERHSANTVENFERSVRDAPEILECYAVTGDSDFLLKILVESPEAYDRFLHRFLFNMPGIRQTRTIVALREIKHEQRLPL; encoded by the coding sequence ATGGACAAGACCGATATCGGCATCCTCAAGGCCTTGCAGGAGGACGGCCGGGCCTCGGCGCAGCAGCTTTCAGAGAAGGTGGGGCTGTCGGCCGCGCCGGTGTGGCGGCGGGTGAAGGCGATGGAAGCCAGCGGGGTGATCCAGGGGTATAGCGCCCAGGTGGACCGCAGCAAGGTGGGGCTGGGCTGCATGTTCGCGCAGATCAGCCTGGAGCGGCACTCCGCCAATACGGTCGAGAACTTCGAGCGCTCGGTGCGCGACGCGCCCGAAATCCTGGAGTGCTACGCGGTGACGGGGGATTCGGACTTCCTGCTGAAGATCCTGGTCGAAAGCCCGGAGGCCTACGATCGTTTCCTGCACCGCTTCCTGTTCAACATGCCGGGCATACGGCAGACGCGCACCATTGTCGCGCTGCGCGAAATCAAGCACGAGCAGCGCCTGCCGCTGTAG
- a CDS encoding indolepyruvate ferredoxin oxidoreductase family protein translates to MDGTPAAEPQLDLEYQLADNLTRSSGRIFMTGTQALVRIMLTQARMDRERGLNTAGFVSGYRGSPLGGVDMAMWKAQKALDANQITFLPAINEDMAATAVMGTQQAGVRADRNVDGVYAMWYGKGPGVDRAGDALHHGNAAGASRNGGVLVVVGDDHTAVSSSIPHSSEASLIGWQMPIVHPASIDEYETFALWGWALSRYSGTWVAFKAVSETIECGHSFVPAPAQRYDMPADPDMPPESLEYSARDFLSLAIETRMNLRMKAVAAFARRHSIDRLTCPAPKATVGIVTVGKAHLDTMEALSRLGVDTVTANAPVRIYKPGLTWPLDSERLLEFARGLSHILVIEEKGAVVESQIKDLLFNRPDRPTVIGKKGFDGEALVPSAGQLRPSLLAQPLANWLSRAAGLPLAADLSVFACQAPLSNDADGMRRRPYFCSGCPHSTSTKVPEGSQALSGVGCHYMAAWMDRDTGGLTQMGGEGVDWIGLSRYTKMPHIFQNMGEGTYYHSGYLAIRQAVAAKANITYKILFNDATAMTGGQPIDGPISVPSICQQLRGENVARIVVTTDEPEKYQGVDLGAGIKVHHRRELDALQRELREIPGVTVLIHDQTCAAEKRRRRKKNQFPDPARRMLINSAVCEGCGDCGVQSNCLSVVPLETPYGRKRAIDQSSCNKDYSCAEGFCPSFVSVMGGKPKKSAAPKADQERLQKLIAQLPLPAMPALDHPYRLLVAGMGGTGVITIGAIVSMAAHLEGLSAAVLDLTGLAQKGGTVVSHIRLAPAGAPAGPVRLDWQQADAAILCDPVASVAPDSLGALRRGHTQVTVNSYVAPVSDFTRNPDAAMRPEALLAKIRHAAGESNTVAIDAHEAALALFGDSILSNMFMLGYAWQRGGVPLSQAAINRAIELNGVAVAANRAAFDSGRLAAHQPDALEGALRPRAQVVQLHVPESFERAVARRVEDLTAYQNADYARQFQDVVEAVAARERELAPDAKTPRLALAVARGLFKLMAYKDEYEVARLYTGASFQAQLQGQFEGDYSLRFHMAPPIFARKDPRTGVPRKMTLGPRTMTALKMLARLKGLRGTWFDPFGHTAERKMERELVREYRQTIDQLLAGLTRDKLAQAATIAGLAETIRGFGHVKAANVEKYRTELGRLMQTYTAPAPRDMPLRKTA, encoded by the coding sequence ATGGACGGTACCCCCGCCGCCGAACCCCAGCTGGACCTCGAGTACCAGCTCGCCGACAACCTCACGCGCAGCTCCGGCCGCATCTTCATGACCGGCACCCAGGCGCTGGTGCGCATCATGCTCACCCAGGCCCGGATGGACCGCGAACGCGGCCTGAACACGGCTGGCTTCGTCTCGGGCTACCGCGGCTCGCCGCTGGGCGGCGTGGACATGGCCATGTGGAAGGCGCAAAAGGCGCTGGACGCCAACCAGATCACCTTCCTGCCCGCCATCAATGAAGACATGGCGGCCACGGCCGTCATGGGCACCCAGCAGGCCGGCGTGCGCGCCGACCGCAACGTCGATGGCGTCTACGCCATGTGGTACGGCAAGGGCCCCGGCGTGGACCGCGCCGGCGACGCCCTGCATCACGGCAACGCCGCGGGCGCATCGCGCAACGGCGGCGTGCTGGTGGTGGTGGGCGACGACCACACCGCCGTCTCGTCCTCCATCCCGCATTCCAGCGAGGCCTCGCTGATCGGCTGGCAGATGCCCATCGTGCACCCGGCCTCCATCGACGAATACGAAACCTTCGCGCTGTGGGGCTGGGCCCTGTCGCGCTACTCGGGCACCTGGGTCGCCTTCAAGGCCGTGTCCGAAACCATCGAATGCGGGCATTCCTTCGTTCCCGCTCCTGCCCAGCGCTACGACATGCCGGCGGATCCGGACATGCCGCCCGAATCGCTGGAGTATTCCGCGCGCGACTTCCTGTCGCTGGCGATCGAGACGCGCATGAACCTGCGCATGAAGGCTGTGGCCGCGTTCGCGCGCCGCCACAGCATCGACCGCCTGACCTGTCCGGCGCCCAAGGCCACTGTCGGCATCGTCACGGTGGGCAAGGCGCATCTGGACACCATGGAAGCGCTATCGCGCCTGGGCGTGGACACCGTCACCGCCAATGCGCCGGTGCGCATCTACAAGCCCGGCCTGACCTGGCCGCTGGATAGCGAACGTCTGCTGGAATTCGCGCGCGGCCTGTCGCACATCCTCGTGATCGAGGAAAAGGGCGCGGTGGTCGAAAGCCAGATCAAGGACCTGCTGTTCAACCGGCCGGACCGCCCCACCGTCATCGGCAAGAAGGGCTTCGACGGCGAAGCGCTGGTGCCCTCGGCCGGCCAGTTGCGCCCCTCGCTGCTGGCGCAGCCGCTGGCCAATTGGCTCAGCCGCGCCGCCGGCCTGCCGCTGGCGGCGGACCTGTCCGTGTTCGCGTGCCAGGCGCCGCTGTCCAACGATGCCGACGGCATGCGCCGCCGCCCCTACTTCTGTTCGGGCTGCCCGCACAGCACCTCGACCAAGGTGCCGGAAGGCAGCCAGGCGCTGTCCGGCGTGGGCTGCCACTACATGGCCGCCTGGATGGACCGCGACACCGGCGGCCTGACGCAGATGGGCGGCGAAGGCGTGGACTGGATCGGCCTGTCGCGCTACACCAAGATGCCGCACATCTTCCAGAACATGGGAGAAGGCACCTATTACCACTCGGGCTATCTCGCCATCCGCCAGGCCGTGGCCGCCAAGGCCAACATCACCTACAAGATCCTGTTCAACGACGCCACGGCCATGACCGGCGGCCAGCCCATCGACGGCCCGATCTCGGTGCCCAGCATCTGCCAGCAACTGCGCGGCGAGAACGTGGCCCGCATCGTCGTCACCACCGACGAACCCGAGAAGTACCAGGGCGTGGACCTGGGCGCCGGCATCAAGGTGCACCACCGCCGTGAACTGGACGCGCTGCAGCGCGAGCTGCGCGAGATCCCCGGCGTGACCGTGCTGATCCACGACCAGACCTGTGCCGCCGAAAAGCGCCGCCGCCGCAAGAAGAACCAGTTCCCCGACCCGGCGCGCCGCATGCTGATCAACAGCGCCGTCTGCGAAGGCTGCGGCGACTGCGGCGTGCAATCGAACTGCCTGTCGGTGGTGCCGCTGGAAACGCCTTATGGCCGCAAGCGCGCCATCGACCAGTCCAGCTGCAACAAGGACTATTCCTGCGCCGAAGGCTTCTGCCCCAGCTTCGTCTCCGTGATGGGCGGCAAGCCCAAGAAAAGCGCGGCGCCCAAGGCCGACCAGGAACGCCTGCAGAAACTGATCGCGCAGTTGCCCCTGCCGGCCATGCCTGCGCTGGACCATCCCTATCGTCTGCTGGTCGCCGGCATGGGCGGCACCGGCGTCATCACCATCGGCGCCATCGTGTCGATGGCGGCGCATCTGGAAGGCCTGTCCGCCGCGGTGCTGGACCTGACCGGCCTGGCTCAGAAAGGCGGCACGGTGGTCAGCCATATCCGCCTGGCGCCTGCCGGCGCCCCCGCCGGCCCGGTGCGCCTGGACTGGCAGCAGGCCGACGCCGCGATCCTGTGCGACCCGGTCGCCTCCGTGGCGCCGGACTCGCTGGGCGCGCTGCGCCGCGGCCACACCCAGGTCACGGTCAACAGCTACGTCGCGCCGGTCTCCGACTTCACCCGCAACCCGGACGCGGCCATGCGGCCCGAAGCGCTGCTGGCCAAGATCCGCCACGCCGCGGGCGAGTCCAACACCGTCGCGATCGACGCGCACGAAGCCGCGCTGGCGCTGTTCGGCGACAGCATCCTGTCCAATATGTTCATGCTGGGCTATGCCTGGCAGCGCGGCGGCGTGCCGCTGTCGCAGGCCGCCATCAACCGCGCCATCGAACTCAACGGCGTAGCGGTGGCCGCCAACCGTGCCGCCTTCGACAGCGGCCGTCTGGCGGCGCACCAGCCCGACGCGCTGGAAGGCGCGCTGCGCCCGCGCGCCCAGGTCGTGCAACTGCACGTGCCCGAATCGTTCGAGCGCGCCGTCGCCCGCCGCGTCGAAGACCTGACCGCCTATCAAAACGCCGACTACGCCCGCCAGTTCCAGGACGTGGTCGAGGCCGTCGCCGCGCGCGAGCGCGAATTGGCACCCGACGCCAAGACGCCGCGCCTGGCGCTGGCGGTCGCGCGCGGCCTGTTCAAGCTCATGGCCTACAAGGACGAATACGAAGTCGCGCGGCTCTACACGGGCGCCTCCTTCCAGGCGCAGTTGCAGGGCCAGTTCGAAGGCGACTACAGCCTGCGCTTCCACATGGCCCCGCCCATCTTCGCCCGCAAGGACCCGCGCACCGGCGTGCCGCGCAAGATGACGCTGGGCCCGCGCACCATGACCGCGCTGAAAATGCTGGCGCGCCTGAAGGGCTTGCGCGGCACCTGGTTCGATCCCTTCGGCCATACCGCCGAGCGCAAGATGGAACGGGAGCTGGTGCGCGAGTACCGCCAGACCATAGACCAGTTGCTGGCAGGGTTGACCCGCGACAAGCTGGCCCAAGCGGCTACAATCGCCGGCCTTGCAGAAACCATCCGCGGCTTCGGTCACGTGAAGGCTGCAAACGTCGAGAAGTATCGGACGGAGTTGGGCCGCTTGATGCAAACCTATACGGCGCCTGCCCCGCGCGATATGCCCCTGCGGAAGACCGCATAA